Proteins encoded by one window of Salmo trutta chromosome 17, fSalTru1.1, whole genome shotgun sequence:
- the LOC115152055 gene encoding glycine cleavage system H protein, mitochondrial, with amino-acid sequence MATCVMLRCLSSNFSSALLYRLAQLPPSRLVSRAYLLRTLSTTTRLSSALKFTDKHEWIRVEGEVGTVGISKFAQEALGDVVYCGLPEVGTQLAQTDEFGALESVKAASELYSPLTGEVTEVNTLLADNPGLVNKSCYKDGWLMKMTIANPKELDALMDEKAYERYIRSIED; translated from the exons ATGGCTACATGTGTGATGCTACGTTGCTTGTCTTCCAACTTTTCCTCTGCCTTGCTCTATCGTTTGGCACAGCTACCTCCCTCTCGGCTGGTATCCAGGGCATACTTACTACGGACTTTGTCCACTACCACCCGACTCTCATCAG CTCTTAAATTCACAGACAAACACGAATGGATACgagtagagggagaggtaggaacTGTTGGCATCAGCAAATTTGCTCAG GAGGCTCTAGGAGATGTGGTGTACTGTGGACTACCAGAGGTTGGCACACAGCTGGCACAGACTG ATGAGTTTGGCGCATTGGAGAGTGTGAAGGCAGCTAGTGAGTTGTACTCTCCTCTAACCGGGGAAGTTACAGAGGTCAACACACTCCTTGCAGACAACCCTGGCCTTGTCAACAAGTCCTGCTACAAAGACG GTTGGCTGATGAAGATGACCATTGCCAACCCTAAGGAGCTGGATGCTTTGATGGATGAGAAGGCTTATGAGAGATACATCAGATCCATAGAGGACTAG
- the LOC115152056 gene encoding uncharacterized protein LOC115152056: MPVSGGEDPMSQVRQMLRELLVGRENAEGFFCLCVSVLGHNDTRTNFLPLIQLLATDHSSLHTTLTSIYLEYFSKDEDDELAVALALSLLEVKRQQQTDTKPLFPDPKLQGQTDTQATATYRPQNSSIQSQSVSPNGSSSQPPPAPLPKGASYAQLAAAGGRRQTQAQHQDTTSPRRSSGHGSSPQTERQRGPTKTQKQTDIKWSNVTQDVCASIATSLTSNLNQTKGDVTVVECEVDQSEKPKRSKNRRQRRKGYGQQVVGVPRCPSAPPPVLMWFRRDLRLHDNPAVISSLEAGGPVIPVFIWCPEEEEGPGVTVAMGGACKFWLHQALSCLSSALEHIGSHLVFLRPDEEREGIGSSLRALRSLVRETGAQTVLASALYEPWLRERDQVVVSALQKDRVEVNMVHSYCLRDPYTVTTEGVGLRGIGSVSHFMSCCQMNPGPGLGVPLDPPISLPSPSVWPRGCPLEGLGLARMPCRKDGTTIDWAANIRSSWDFSEEGAQSRLEAFLNDGVYRYEKESGRADVPNTSCLSPYLHFGQLSARWLLWDTKGARCRPPKFIRKLAWRDLAYWQLTLFPDLPWESLRPPYKALRWSNERGHLKAWQKGRTGYPLVDAAMRQLWLTGWMNNYMRHVVASFLIAYLHLPWQEGYRWFQDTLVDADVAIDAMMWQNGGMCGLDHWNFVMHPVDAAMTCDPYGNYVRKWCTELAVLPDDLIHKPWKCPASMLRRAGVVLGQSYPERVVTDLEERRSQSLQDVALVRRRFGEYVDPCSGCDLVPLPPRLVSEAMGGGMVSTGGQFLLPVITRMEFKHQSDDPDADAASNPYNAVLKGYVSRRRNETIAFLNQTDFTASVINEGTERRERQERDQRRMEGLPRPLAAQGRGKRTPAAKDRFSTVPGGVATSHR; the protein is encoded by the exons ATGCCTGTATCGGGTGGTGAGGACCCCATGTCCCAGGTTCGTCAGATGCTGAGAGAGTTGCTTGTGGGGAGAGAGAACGCCGAGGGCttcttctgtctgtgtgtgtctgtactgggACACAACGATACACGGACAAATTTCTTGCCGCTCATCCAGCTCCTAGCCACCGATCACAGCAGCCTTCACACCACCCTCACCTCCATCTATTTGGAATACTTCTCCAAG gatgaggatgatgagttGGCAGTGGCTCTGGCTCTGTCCCTATTAGAGGTCAAAAGGCAACAGCAGACCGATACCAAGCCCCTCTTCCCAGACCCTAAACTCCAGGGTCAAACAGACACCCAGGCTACGGCAACATACAGACCCCAGAATAGCTCCATTCAGAGTCAGTCAGTTTCTCCTAATGGTAGCTCCAGCCAGCCTCCGCCAGCCCCTCTGCCCAAGGGTGCGAGCTACGCCCAgctagcagcagcaggaggaaggagacagactCAGGCTCAACACCAAGACACCACATCACCCAGAAGATCCTCTGGACATGGCagctctcctcagacagagagacagagaggcccaACCAAGAcccagaaacagacagacataaaaTGGTCTAACGTCACTCAGGATGTGTGTGCATCTATTGCCACTTCTTTGACATCCAATCTCAACCAAACCAAAGGTGACGTCACAGTGGTGGAGTGCGAAGTGGACCAATCTGAGAAGCCAAAGCGCTCAAAGAACCGACGTCAGCGGCGGAAGGGTTATGGCCAGCAGGTGGTAGGTGTGCCTCGATGCCCCTCGGCTCCACCCCCTGTGCTGATGTGGTTCCGCAGGGACCTTCGTCTCCATGACAACCCAGCTGTGATTAGCTCGTTGGAGGCTGGAGGGCCAGTCATCCCCGTCTTTATCTGGTgcccagaggaggaggagggtcccGGGGTAACCGTGGCTATGGGAGGGGCCT GTAAATTCTGGCTGCACCAGGCCCTGTCCTGTCTCAGCTCTGCTCTGGAACACATCGGCAGCCATCTTGTTTTCCTTCGGccggatgaggagagagaggggattggTTCTTCGCTGCGTGCCCTGAGGAGTCTGGTGAGAGAGACGGGGGCGCAGACGGTGCTGGCTAGCGCCCTCTACGAGCCGTGGCTGAGAGAGCGGGACCAGGTAGTGGTGTCAGCGCTGCAGAAAGACAGAGTGGAGGTTAACATGGTCCACTCCTACTGTCTCAGAGACCCTTATACTGTTACTACTGAGGGGGTGGGACTCAGAG GTATTGGTTCTGTATCCCACTTCATGAGTTGCTGTCAGATGAACCCTGGCCCAGGTTTAGGGGTTCCCCTGGACCCCCCCATATCGCTCCCCTCACCCTCTGTCTGGCCTAGAGGCTGCCCTCTGGAGGGGCTAGGACTGGCACGCATGCCCTGCAGGAAGGATGGAACCACG ATTGACTGGGCGGCTAACATCAGGAGTTCCTGGGACTTCAGTGAGGAGGGGGCCCAGTCACGTCTAGAGGCCTTTCTAAAtgatg GTGTGTACAGATATGAGAAGGAATCAGGGCGAGCGGATGTCCCCAACACCAGCTGTCTGTCTCCTTACCTGCACTTTGGCCAGCTGAGTGCTCGCTGGCTGCTGTGGGACACTAAAGGGGCGCGCTGCCGACCCCCCAAGTTCATACGAAAACTGGCCTGGAGGGACCTGGCCTACTGGCAGCTAACATTGTTCCCAGACCTGCCCTGGGAATCACTCAGACCACCATACAAG GCCCTTCGGTGGAGCAATGAGAGGGGTCATCTGAAGGCGTGGCAGAAGGGCAGGACAGGTTATCCTCTAGTAGACGCTGCAATGAGACAGCTGTGGCTGACTGGATGGATGAACAACTATATGAGACACGTAGTGGCTTCTTTCCTCATAGCTTACCTCCATCTACCATGGCAAGAAGGATATCGCTGGTTCCAG gacacCCTTGTGGATGCTGACGTGGCCATAGATGCCATGATGTGGCAGAATGGAGGCATGTGTGGTCTGGACCACTGGAACTTTGTCATGCACCCTGTTGACGCAGCCATGACCTGTGACCCTTACGGAAACTATGTCAGGAAGTGGTGCACTGAGCTGGCGGTGCTGCCTGATGACCTCATACACAAACCCTGGAAGTGCCCAGCCTCCATGCTGCGCCGTGCCG GTGTAGTCCTAGGCCAGTCCTACCCAGAGCGTGTGGTGACagatctggaggagaggaggagccagTCTTTGCAGGACGTGGCATTGGTGAGGAGGCGTTTTGGGGAGTACGTGGACCCCTGCTCGGGGTGCGACCTGGTCCCCCTGCCCCCCCGCCTGGTCTCGGAGGCCATGGGT gGAGGTATGGTCAGCACAGGTGGGCAGTTCCTCCTGCCTGTCATCACCCGTATGGAGTTCAAGCACCAATCAGACGATCCAGACGCGGACGCTGCCTCTAACCCCTACAACGCCGTTCTGAAGGGCTACGTGAGCCGCAGGCGGAATGAGACCATCGCCTTCCTGAACCAGACAGACTTCACAGCCAGCGTGATAAatgagggaacagagaggagggaaagacaGGAGCGAgaccagaggaggatggagggactaCCACGCCCCCTTGCAGCTCAAGGAAGGGGAAAGAGGACCCCCGCTGCCAAGGACAGGTTCTCCACAGTGCCTGGGGGAGTGGCTACTTCTCACAGATGA